In a genomic window of Parambassis ranga chromosome 24, fParRan2.1, whole genome shotgun sequence:
- the clu gene encoding clusterin isoform X1, whose translation MLMMMMMMKRKGSKESLAMAALLLASVNCILPPTKEELSQISLQGERYLDKQIENAINGVKEMKTVMEKSSADHKKFLDDLEKTKNQKEESMRTAKEMEAKMEEAEEVCNDTMRELWEECKPCLKNTCIKYFSRTCSSGSGMVGRQLEDVLNKTSPFSIWINGENIDSLMQQGQRQNREFKDLEQKYKQISDGVDSIFIDSVKVADHSHHQPLMFFMPKFLSPFSRFTRSIPSIFGDRFHTYFSSMMGTGSDFFGSMDTANEEGSENEDVVITKPFGNGRMTCREIRRNSAGCLRFREECEKCKEIQHIDCSGKNPLEGPMKKELEEALKLAERFTQHYDSLLKRFEEEMMNTSSILDLLNRQFGWVSSLANNTNDDFFHIHTVNCGEPKEDSEDTNQRGDTSVSVQLFDSPPINFTVSGDLPWTDPKFSEVVAQKALDRYKETSVVVK comes from the exons AtgctaatgatgatgatgatgatgaagaggaaggggtCAAAGGAGTCCTTAGCCATGGCGGCTCTTCTTCTGGCCTCAGTCAACTGCATCCTGCCGCCAACTAAAGAAGAACTCAGTC agaTCTCACTTCAGGGAGAGAGGTATCTAGACAAGCAGATTGAAAACGCCATTAATGGGGTGAAGGAGATGAAGACCGTGATGGAGAAATCTTCAGCAGACCACAAGAAGTTTTTGGACGACCTGGAGAAAACCAAGAATCAGAAGGAG GAATCAATGCGTACTGCCAAAGAGATGGAAGCCAagatggaggaggcagaggaggtatGCAATGATACCATGAGGGAGCTGTGGGAGGAGTGCAAGCCCTGTCTGAAGAACACCTGCATTAAATACTTCTCCCGAACCTGCAGCAGTGGATCGGGAATGGTGGGACGCCAG ctGGAGGATGTGCTGAACAAAACATCACCCTTCTCAATCTGGATCAATGGGGAGAATATTGACAGCCTGATGCAACAAGGCCAACGTCAGAACAGAGAGTTCAAGGACCTGGAGCAGAAGTATAAACAGATATCTGATGGAGTGGACAGCATCTTCATAGACAGCGTGAAG gtgGCCGATCACTCTCACCACCAGCCTCTGATGTTCTTCATGCCTAAATTCCTGTCACCCTTCAGTCGCTTCACCAGGAGCATCCCTTCTATATTTGGTGACCGTTTCCACACTTATTTCTCCTCCATGATGGGAACAGGCAGTGATTTCTTTGGTTCCATGGACACCGCTAATGAGG AAGGCAGTGAGAATGAGGACGTGGTCATCACCAAGCCTTTTGGTAATGGCAGAATGACCTGCAGGGAGATTCGCCGTAACTCAGCCGGCTGCTTGAGGTTCCGTGAGGAGTGTGAGAAGTGCAAAGAAATTCAGCACATTG ACTGCTCTGGGAAGAATCCTCTGGAGGGCCCgatgaagaaggagctggaggaggcccTGAAGCTGGCCGAGCGCTTCACCCAGCACTACGACAGCCTCCTGAAGAGGTTTGAGGAGGAGATGATGAACACCTCTTCCATCCTGGACCTGCTCAACCGCCAGTTTGGCTGGGTGTCATCTCTGGCAAACAACACTAATGACGATTTCTTCCACATCCACACG GTGAACTGTGGGGAGCCTAAGGAGGATTCAGAGGATACAAACCAACGCGGTGATACCAGTGTGTCCGTGCAGCTCTTTGACTCTCCACCCATAAACTTCACTGTGTCAGGTGACCTCCCCTGGACCGACCCCAAGTTCTCTGAGGTGGTAGCTCAGAAGGCTCTGGACCGCTACAAGGAAaccagtgt CGTGGTCAAATAA
- the clu gene encoding clusterin isoform X2, with protein sequence MLMMMMMMKRKGSKESLAMAALLLASVNCILPPTKEELSQISLQGERYLDKQIENAINGVKEMKTVMEKSSADHKKFLDDLEKTKNQKEESMRTAKEMEAKMEEAEEVCNDTMRELWEECKPCLKNTCIKYFSRTCSSGSGMVGRQLEDVLNKTSPFSIWINGENIDSLMQQGQRQNREFKDLEQKYKQISDGVDSIFIDSVKVADHSHHQPLMFFMPKFLSPFSRFTRSIPSIFGDRFHTYFSSMMGTGSDFFGSMDTANEGSENEDVVITKPFGNGRMTCREIRRNSAGCLRFREECEKCKEIQHIDCSGKNPLEGPMKKELEEALKLAERFTQHYDSLLKRFEEEMMNTSSILDLLNRQFGWVSSLANNTNDDFFHIHTVNCGEPKEDSEDTNQRGDTSVSVQLFDSPPINFTVSGDLPWTDPKFSEVVAQKALDRYKETSVVVK encoded by the exons AtgctaatgatgatgatgatgatgaagaggaaggggtCAAAGGAGTCCTTAGCCATGGCGGCTCTTCTTCTGGCCTCAGTCAACTGCATCCTGCCGCCAACTAAAGAAGAACTCAGTC agaTCTCACTTCAGGGAGAGAGGTATCTAGACAAGCAGATTGAAAACGCCATTAATGGGGTGAAGGAGATGAAGACCGTGATGGAGAAATCTTCAGCAGACCACAAGAAGTTTTTGGACGACCTGGAGAAAACCAAGAATCAGAAGGAG GAATCAATGCGTACTGCCAAAGAGATGGAAGCCAagatggaggaggcagaggaggtatGCAATGATACCATGAGGGAGCTGTGGGAGGAGTGCAAGCCCTGTCTGAAGAACACCTGCATTAAATACTTCTCCCGAACCTGCAGCAGTGGATCGGGAATGGTGGGACGCCAG ctGGAGGATGTGCTGAACAAAACATCACCCTTCTCAATCTGGATCAATGGGGAGAATATTGACAGCCTGATGCAACAAGGCCAACGTCAGAACAGAGAGTTCAAGGACCTGGAGCAGAAGTATAAACAGATATCTGATGGAGTGGACAGCATCTTCATAGACAGCGTGAAG gtgGCCGATCACTCTCACCACCAGCCTCTGATGTTCTTCATGCCTAAATTCCTGTCACCCTTCAGTCGCTTCACCAGGAGCATCCCTTCTATATTTGGTGACCGTTTCCACACTTATTTCTCCTCCATGATGGGAACAGGCAGTGATTTCTTTGGTTCCATGGACACCGCTAATGAGG GCAGTGAGAATGAGGACGTGGTCATCACCAAGCCTTTTGGTAATGGCAGAATGACCTGCAGGGAGATTCGCCGTAACTCAGCCGGCTGCTTGAGGTTCCGTGAGGAGTGTGAGAAGTGCAAAGAAATTCAGCACATTG ACTGCTCTGGGAAGAATCCTCTGGAGGGCCCgatgaagaaggagctggaggaggcccTGAAGCTGGCCGAGCGCTTCACCCAGCACTACGACAGCCTCCTGAAGAGGTTTGAGGAGGAGATGATGAACACCTCTTCCATCCTGGACCTGCTCAACCGCCAGTTTGGCTGGGTGTCATCTCTGGCAAACAACACTAATGACGATTTCTTCCACATCCACACG GTGAACTGTGGGGAGCCTAAGGAGGATTCAGAGGATACAAACCAACGCGGTGATACCAGTGTGTCCGTGCAGCTCTTTGACTCTCCACCCATAAACTTCACTGTGTCAGGTGACCTCCCCTGGACCGACCCCAAGTTCTCTGAGGTGGTAGCTCAGAAGGCTCTGGACCGCTACAAGGAAaccagtgt CGTGGTCAAATAA